A genome region from Celeribacter baekdonensis includes the following:
- a CDS encoding iron ABC transporter ATP-binding protein: protein MIQISDVSHQISGLPILTDVTFTLPKGGITALIGPNGAGKSTLLSLMARLNKLQTGAIFFDGVDVSTTPTQALAKRLSILRQDNSVSARLTVEDLVGFGRYPHHKGRPTAEDHRLIYAALEAMALIPLRARFLDELSGGQRQRAYVAMVLAQDTDYVLLDEPLNNLDMKHARQMMERLRETARDQGKSFVIVIHDINFAAAYADRIVALKNGRLHAIGTPKDIVTRPMLKQVFDLDIIVENIRNLPVAIHQVAPFPQRQEHT, encoded by the coding sequence ATGATTCAAATCTCCGATGTCAGCCATCAGATTTCGGGCCTCCCGATCCTCACCGATGTGACATTCACCTTGCCAAAGGGTGGGATCACCGCCTTGATCGGGCCAAACGGCGCAGGCAAATCCACTCTTTTATCGCTCATGGCGCGGCTGAATAAATTGCAAACCGGCGCAATCTTTTTTGATGGCGTGGATGTGTCGACAACGCCGACGCAGGCACTGGCCAAACGCCTGTCTATCCTACGCCAAGACAATAGCGTTTCTGCGCGTCTGACCGTCGAAGACCTCGTGGGTTTTGGCCGCTATCCTCATCATAAAGGCCGCCCCACCGCTGAGGATCACCGCCTTATCTATGCCGCGCTTGAGGCGATGGCACTGATCCCGCTGCGGGCGCGATTCCTCGATGAACTCTCGGGCGGCCAACGTCAACGCGCCTATGTCGCCATGGTTTTGGCACAGGACACGGATTATGTTTTGCTCGATGAGCCATTGAACAATCTGGACATGAAACACGCCCGCCAGATGATGGAACGGCTGCGCGAGACGGCCCGCGATCAGGGCAAAAGTTTTGTGATCGTGATCCATGACATCAATTTCGCCGCCGCCTATGCCGATCGCATTGTCGCCTTGAAAAACGGCCGTTTGCACGCCATCGGCACGCCGAAAGACATCGTCACACGCCCGATGCTCAAACAGGTGTTTGACCTCGATATCATCGTTGAAAATATTCGAAACCTTCCCGTTGCGATTCACCAAGTCGCGCCTTTTCCACAGAGACAGGAGCACACATGA
- a CDS encoding iron chelate uptake ABC transporter family permease subunit, with translation MSLPPTGQVPMDRALARLLILGALSLVALGLFLTLGVPHGAWGFALPFRAGKLVALVLVAYAIATSTQLFHVATRNQILTPAIMGFDALYLMLQAGLVFFLGAMATQNLEPVFKFSLEVILMMVFSTGLFLWLFSAQARDLHLLVLVGIIFGTLFRSLSSFISRMIDPNDFVVVQGASFAQFNTVNIDLVWITLVLCAFTLPVLWALRHQFDVLALGRDTAINLGLAYRRVMLITFAMIGLLVSVSTALVGPVTFFGLLVTHLAYRLLPGARFGQTWVAATLVAVITLVGGQAVFEHVLGFKGTLSVVIDLLGGLVFLTLLFKGAQR, from the coding sequence ATGTCCCTCCCTCCAACGGGTCAGGTTCCAATGGATCGCGCGCTCGCACGCTTGTTGATCCTCGGCGCGCTGTCTCTGGTGGCGCTCGGGCTTTTCCTCACTCTGGGTGTGCCGCATGGCGCTTGGGGATTTGCGCTTCCGTTTCGGGCCGGGAAACTCGTGGCCCTTGTGCTTGTGGCCTATGCCATCGCCACCTCCACCCAGCTCTTCCATGTCGCCACGCGTAATCAAATTCTCACCCCCGCCATTATGGGATTTGACGCGCTTTATCTGATGCTTCAGGCGGGGTTGGTCTTTTTCTTAGGGGCCATGGCGACACAAAATCTTGAACCAGTCTTCAAATTTTCCCTCGAAGTGATCTTGATGATGGTGTTTTCCACCGGGCTGTTCCTGTGGCTTTTTTCCGCACAGGCACGCGATTTGCATCTTCTGGTCTTGGTCGGGATCATTTTCGGCACGCTGTTTCGCAGCCTGTCCAGTTTCATCTCTCGGATGATCGACCCCAATGACTTCGTCGTCGTTCAAGGCGCAAGCTTTGCGCAGTTCAACACGGTCAATATTGATCTTGTGTGGATCACACTCGTGCTTTGTGCGTTCACATTGCCAGTTCTGTGGGCGCTACGGCACCAATTTGACGTGCTGGCACTGGGCCGGGACACCGCCATAAATCTTGGGCTAGCTTATCGGCGGGTCATGTTGATCACCTTCGCGATGATTGGCCTATTGGTCTCGGTCTCGACCGCGCTTGTCGGGCCAGTCACGTTCTTTGGCCTGCTGGTCACCCATCTCGCCTATCGTCTTTTGCCCGGTGCGCGGTTCGGACAGACATGGGTCGCCGCGACCCTTGTTGCAGTGATCACCCTTGTGGGCGGTCAGGCGGTTTTTGAACATGTGCTCGGTTTCAAAGGCACGCTCTCCGTGGTCATTGATTTGCTTGGCGGGCTCGTTTTTCTCACCCTCTTGTTCAAAGGCGCGCAACGATGA
- a CDS encoding ABC transporter permease: protein MGLALTSILVMALLSLTTGVADMSFGAVLHGQVDDALILLASRVPRTVALILTGASMAIAGLIFQMLTRNKFVEPATAGTAESAGLGLLVAVFFFPAAPMLAKMLLASGFAIAGTVLFLRLLDRLPPHQPLLVPLVGLMLGGVIGAVATFFAYQTDLLQYLGIWTTGEFSGVLRGRYELLWITGGLAVIGYLYADRFSIIGMGSDVAITLGLNHRGVMWLGLLIVSVITAVVVVTVGSIPFLGLIVPNIVSRMVGDNLRAAVPWAASLGAGLLLFCDILGRVLRAPYEVPIATILGVLGSAVFLMILLGRQSHAVR, encoded by the coding sequence ATGGGGCTCGCCTTGACCAGCATTTTGGTCATGGCGCTTCTGTCTTTGACCACCGGTGTCGCTGACATGTCTTTTGGTGCGGTGCTTCACGGTCAAGTCGATGATGCGCTCATTCTTCTGGCAAGTCGGGTGCCCCGCACCGTGGCGCTCATCCTGACCGGGGCGTCTATGGCGATTGCGGGTCTGATCTTTCAAATGCTGACGCGCAACAAATTCGTTGAACCCGCCACGGCGGGAACGGCCGAAAGTGCGGGGCTCGGTCTGCTTGTTGCGGTGTTCTTTTTCCCGGCCGCACCGATGTTGGCCAAGATGCTCCTTGCGTCCGGCTTTGCCATCGCGGGCACGGTGCTGTTTTTGCGGCTTCTTGATCGGCTGCCGCCGCATCAACCGTTGCTCGTGCCTTTGGTCGGGCTGATGTTGGGAGGGGTGATTGGGGCTGTGGCAACATTTTTCGCCTATCAGACCGATTTGCTGCAATATCTCGGCATTTGGACCACGGGCGAGTTTTCCGGCGTGTTGCGCGGACGCTACGAACTCCTTTGGATCACCGGCGGTTTGGCGGTGATTGGCTATCTCTATGCGGATCGGTTTTCGATCATCGGCATGGGTAGCGATGTTGCGATCACGCTGGGGCTAAACCATCGCGGGGTGATGTGGTTGGGGCTTTTGATCGTCTCTGTGATCACTGCCGTTGTCGTTGTCACCGTTGGGTCGATCCCGTTTCTCGGCCTCATCGTGCCAAATATTGTCAGTCGGATGGTCGGAGACAACCTGCGTGCAGCGGTGCCATGGGCGGCGAGCCTTGGCGCGGGGCTGTTGTTGTTCTGCGATATTTTAGGGCGGGTGTTGCGTGCACCCTATGAAGTCCCGATTGCGACGATTCTCGGAGTGCTTGGATCGGCGGTGTTTTTGATGATTCTTTTGGGACGACAAAGCCATGCCGTCCGATAG